Proteins from one Desulfurellaceae bacterium genomic window:
- a CDS encoding Ig-like domain-containing protein has protein sequence MHSLLQTVSRLVVTMLVLGSWVVPAAADSPVLAPLAPVVVGVDGLTEITVAVTDADGDESTLTATSSNAAIATVDVDAQTLTVTGEALGETTITVTADDGTSAADTTAAFGVTVAADAAWSGVSVGEEHSCGLYTDGTLECWGDDAYDQVSETPTGNTFLLVTAGGDHGCGLRTDDTMACWGRDGDGESTPPTITLSPWPPNTLPSIPPVLAPSAGRKHSCGVRTTSKVACWGWDYYGQTTLPAGSTDADFLSVSAGGNHSCGVKADHTVECWGRNDHNQTTDTPSGTFSQVSVGMWHSCGVKLDGSVECWGRNNHQQVSDTPSGTFSRVSAGWDFSCGLRTDDTVECWGRDHYQQVSDAPDGAFSRVSVGKYHGCGLKTDGEAVCWGRDNKDQVSGLNAAPVITAIADVDVEVGLTTT, from the coding sequence ATGCACTCTCTCCTCCAGACCGTCAGCCGTCTTGTAGTCACCATGCTGGTCCTTGGTAGTTGGGTCGTACCGGCGGCGGCCGACTCGCCCGTCCTCGCCCCCCTCGCGCCCGTGGTTGTCGGGGTGGACGGCCTGACCGAGATTACCGTCGCCGTCACCGACGCCGATGGAGACGAGTCCACGCTCACGGCGACCTCGTCCAACGCGGCTATCGCGACCGTGGACGTGGATGCGCAGACGCTGACCGTGACCGGGGAGGCCCTGGGGGAGACGACGATCACGGTGACGGCGGATGACGGGACGAGCGCAGCCGATACCACGGCAGCCTTCGGAGTCACGGTGGCGGCCGATGCGGCGTGGAGCGGGGTGAGTGTGGGGGAGGAGCACAGCTGTGGGCTGTACACCGATGGCACGCTGGAGTGCTGGGGCGACGACGCCTATGACCAGGTCAGCGAGACGCCTACCGGCAACACCTTTCTCTTGGTGACTGCGGGGGGGGATCACGGCTGCGGGTTGAGGACCGATGACACGATGGCCTGCTGGGGCCGCGACGGCGATGGCGAGTCCACTCCGCCCACTATCACGCTGAGCCCGTGGCCCCCCAACACCCTCCCCTCGATCCCCCCTGTGCTCGCGCCGAGTGCGGGACGCAAGCACAGCTGCGGAGTGCGGACCACTAGCAAGGTGGCCTGCTGGGGCTGGGACTACTATGGGCAGACTACTCTACCCGCCGGCAGCACTGACGCCGACTTTCTGTCGGTGAGTGCGGGGGGGAATCACAGCTGCGGGGTGAAGGCCGATCACACGGTGGAGTGCTGGGGCCGCAACGACCATAACCAGACGACCGATACGCCCAGCGGGACGTTTAGCCAGGTAAGTGTGGGGATGTGGCACAGCTGCGGGGTCAAGCTCGATGGCAGCGTGGAGTGCTGGGGGCGCAACAACCATCAGCAGGTGAGCGACACGCCCAGCGGCACCTTTAGCCGGGTGAGTGCGGGGTGGGATTTCAGCTGCGGGCTGCGGACGGATGACACGGTGGAGTGCTGGGGGCGCGACCACTATCAGCAGGTCAGCGACGCGCCCGACGGTGCCTTTAGCCGAGTGAGTGTGGGGAAGTATCACGGCTGCGGGCTGAAGACGGATGGCGAGGCGGTGTGTTGGGGCCGCGACAATAAGGACCAGGTCAGTGGACTCAACGCGGCGCCGGTCATCACGGCCATCGCGGATGTGGACGTCGAGGTGGGCCTCACGACTACA
- a CDS encoding ABC transporter ATP-binding protein, with product MGSTENAHVEFERVCKSYDGRVQVVRDLDLSVHEGEFLTLLGASGSGKTTCLMMLAGFEMLTSGTIRIHGRSVHDLPPRQRGIGVVFQNYALFPHMTVGGNLAFPLEVRGLDPEQIRERVRRVLQLVRLEGLEERRPSELSGGQQQRVAIARALVFEPSLVLMDEPLGALDRRLREEMQYEIRRIQRSLRVTVVYVTHDQQEAMVLSDRVAVFRRGRIEQIAPPETLYEEPERPFMASFIGENNLLHGRVIGVERGISQVETGGQVVQAFQVAACKPGDPVTLAIRPERVCLAPEPELYSNRFEATIEDMTFLGDHLRLRVAVCGRTDFIVKIPNIVGHGAVLEGDRVHIG from the coding sequence ATGGGTTCAACCGAAAACGCTCACGTCGAATTCGAGCGCGTCTGCAAGAGCTACGACGGACGGGTCCAAGTCGTGCGCGATCTCGACCTGAGCGTGCACGAAGGGGAGTTTCTGACCCTGCTCGGCGCCTCCGGCTCGGGCAAAACCACCTGCCTGATGATGCTGGCCGGCTTTGAGATGCTCACATCGGGCACCATCCGCATCCACGGCCGCTCAGTGCATGACCTGCCGCCGCGCCAGCGCGGCATCGGGGTGGTTTTTCAGAACTACGCGCTGTTTCCGCATATGACGGTAGGCGGCAACCTGGCGTTTCCGCTCGAAGTGCGCGGGCTCGACCCGGAGCAGATCCGGGAGCGCGTCCGGCGCGTGCTGCAACTTGTCCGCCTGGAAGGACTTGAGGAGAGGCGTCCCAGCGAGCTGTCCGGCGGCCAGCAGCAACGCGTGGCCATCGCCCGAGCGCTGGTGTTTGAACCCAGCCTGGTGCTGATGGACGAGCCGCTCGGCGCCCTCGATCGCCGTCTGCGTGAGGAAATGCAGTATGAGATTCGGCGCATCCAGCGTAGCCTGAGGGTGACGGTCGTCTACGTGACCCACGACCAGCAGGAAGCCATGGTGCTGTCGGACCGGGTGGCCGTCTTTCGCCGTGGCCGGATTGAGCAGATCGCCCCGCCTGAAACGCTCTACGAAGAGCCGGAACGCCCGTTCATGGCCAGCTTCATCGGTGAAAACAATCTGCTGCACGGGCGGGTCATCGGGGTCGAACGGGGTATCTCGCAGGTGGAGACCGGTGGCCAAGTCGTCCAAGCCTTCCAGGTCGCGGCGTGCAAACCGGGCGATCCTGTCACCCTCGCCATCCGTCCGGAGCGGGTCTGCCTCGCGCCCGAGCCGGAGCTGTACAGCAACAGATTTGAAGCCACTATCGAAGACATGACGTTCCTGGGCGATCACCTGCGCCTGCGGGTGGCCGTGTGCGGCCGCACGGACTTTATCGTCAAGATCCCGAATATCGTAGGCCACGGCGCCGTGCTCGAGGGAGACCGGGTCCACATCGGCTAG
- a CDS encoding ABC transporter substrate-binding protein — protein MTPLPIRPTVHVVAVVLLAGLSWSCPATSSESLTVASWGGSYDRACQKAYHEPFTAETGTRIRLESYNGGLAQVRAQVEIGKVYWDLIDLETADVVRGCDEGLLEPLSSADLLPAPDGTPAAEDFFPGMLTECGVGMLFYSTVYAYNSKHLPGPKPTTIRDFFDLEQFPGRRGMRRSPLVNLEFALMADGVSVDQVYTTLNTPEGVNRAFRKLDTIKDQIIWWEAGAQPPQMLADGEVVMSTAYNGRIFNAQVLENQPFVIVWDGQVLDRGILGIVAGTPKLEAARKFLAFATRTESLAAVGRYIAYSPARRSGTALISTHLETGVDMQPHMPTSPQNVARALHYDWEWWRDHGDETNERFSAWLAR, from the coding sequence GTGACGCCACTCCCAATCCGCCCGACGGTCCACGTCGTGGCAGTCGTTTTGCTGGCCGGGCTGAGTTGGAGCTGCCCGGCCACCAGCAGCGAATCGCTCACCGTAGCCTCCTGGGGAGGCTCCTACGACCGCGCCTGTCAGAAGGCGTATCACGAGCCATTCACCGCCGAGACGGGCACCAGGATCCGCCTGGAGTCCTATAACGGCGGATTGGCCCAGGTCCGCGCTCAGGTGGAGATCGGTAAGGTGTACTGGGACCTGATTGACCTGGAAACGGCCGACGTGGTGCGGGGCTGTGATGAGGGTCTACTGGAACCTCTCTCCAGTGCCGACCTGCTACCGGCGCCGGACGGGACACCCGCAGCGGAGGATTTCTTCCCCGGTATGCTCACAGAATGCGGCGTCGGTATGCTGTTCTACTCCACCGTGTATGCCTACAACTCCAAGCACCTGCCCGGTCCCAAACCGACAACGATCCGCGACTTTTTCGACCTAGAGCAATTCCCCGGCCGCCGCGGCATGCGCCGCAGTCCACTCGTCAATCTGGAGTTCGCGCTGATGGCCGACGGCGTGTCCGTGGATCAGGTGTATACGACGCTGAACACGCCGGAGGGCGTGAACCGGGCATTCCGCAAGCTCGATACGATCAAGGACCAGATCATCTGGTGGGAAGCCGGCGCACAGCCGCCGCAGATGCTGGCCGATGGCGAGGTCGTCATGAGCACGGCCTACAACGGCCGCATCTTCAACGCGCAGGTCCTGGAAAACCAGCCCTTTGTGATCGTCTGGGACGGCCAGGTGCTCGACCGTGGCATCCTCGGCATTGTCGCCGGTACGCCGAAGCTGGAAGCGGCCCGGAAGTTTCTCGCCTTCGCAACGCGGACCGAGTCCCTGGCCGCAGTCGGTCGCTATATCGCTTATAGTCCCGCCCGGCGGTCGGGAACAGCGCTGATTAGCACCCATCTCGAAACCGGTGTGGACATGCAGCCGCATATGCCGACCAGCCCCCAAAACGTCGCCCGCGCTCTGCACTACGACTGGGAATGGTGGAGAGACCACGGCGACGAGACGAACGAACGCTTTAGCGCATGGCTCGCTCGCTGA
- a CDS encoding ABC transporter permease: DTLIGIHAAWDDVQTWHAIRQAGQRFTARHYLHALDLERRSDGRIALRPAEYRVYVPLLWRTLVVSLSLTGLCLFLGYPVAYLIAHAPPRRANLLLLLVLVPFWTSLLVRTTAWIVLLQTQGVLNSTLVALGLIADDSRLAMVYNMTGTMVAMTHVLLPFMVLPLYAVMRTIPRLHMSAAASLGASPVQAFRRVYWPQTLPGVGAGSLLVFILATGYYITPALVGGRSGQLIANMIAYHMQSSLNWGLAAAIGGLLLAFVFVLYLFYNRLVGLDRMRLG, encoded by the coding sequence GTGACACGCTGATCGGCATCCACGCCGCGTGGGACGATGTGCAAACCTGGCACGCGATTCGCCAAGCCGGTCAGCGCTTCACCGCGCGCCACTATCTGCACGCTCTCGACCTGGAACGCCGAAGCGACGGCCGCATCGCCCTGCGGCCGGCCGAGTATCGCGTCTATGTGCCCCTCCTGTGGCGTACCCTGGTCGTGAGCCTGAGCCTGACCGGGCTGTGCCTGTTCCTCGGCTATCCGGTCGCCTATCTGATCGCCCACGCTCCGCCGCGCCGGGCGAATCTGTTGCTGCTGCTGGTGCTGGTTCCGTTCTGGACCTCCTTGCTGGTACGCACGACCGCCTGGATCGTGCTACTCCAGACCCAGGGGGTGCTCAACAGCACGCTCGTGGCGCTCGGCCTGATCGCTGACGACAGCCGCCTCGCCATGGTCTACAACATGACCGGCACGATGGTGGCCATGACCCACGTCCTGTTGCCCTTCATGGTACTCCCCCTGTACGCGGTCATGCGCACCATTCCGCGCTTGCACATGAGCGCCGCCGCCTCGCTGGGCGCAAGCCCGGTCCAGGCATTTCGGCGTGTCTACTGGCCCCAGACTCTGCCCGGCGTTGGCGCAGGCTCACTGCTCGTCTTCATCCTGGCGACCGGCTACTACATCACGCCTGCGCTGGTCGGCGGCCGCAGCGGCCAGCTCATCGCCAATATGATCGCCTATCACATGCAGAGTTCGCTGAACTGGGGGCTGGCCGCAGCGATCGGCGGCCTCCTCCTGGCCTTCGTGTTCGTCCTGTATCTGTTCTACAACCGTCTCGTCGGTCTGGATCGAATGAGGTTGGGCTGA
- a CDS encoding ABC transporter permease has translation MTPRGAWGRAGRIAYLTLCTGVFVFLIAPIVVIVPLSFNAEPYFTFTEGMLRLDAGAYSLRWYQTVVGDHEWLQALLNSLFIGLSATALATVLGTLAALGLTSPALPGRAVITGVLISPMVTPVIISAAGMFFFYSNLGLSYTYLGLILAHATLGTPFVVITVTATLSGFDTILYRAAASLGAGPLRTFRRVVLPLIAPGVISGAVFAFATSFDEVVTVLFMGGLDQRTIPRQMWTGIREQISPAILAVASLLIVFSLLFMLTVEWLRRRAEGP, from the coding sequence ATGACACCGAGAGGAGCGTGGGGGCGCGCCGGCCGGATCGCCTACCTGACATTGTGTACCGGGGTGTTCGTGTTCCTGATCGCACCGATTGTGGTGATTGTGCCGCTCAGCTTCAACGCAGAACCCTATTTCACCTTTACCGAGGGGATGCTGCGCCTGGACGCCGGCGCCTATTCGCTGCGCTGGTACCAGACCGTCGTGGGCGACCATGAGTGGCTCCAAGCTCTGCTCAACAGCTTGTTCATCGGCCTGTCCGCCACAGCGCTGGCAACTGTCCTCGGCACGCTTGCGGCACTGGGACTGACGAGTCCCGCCCTGCCGGGTCGCGCCGTGATCACCGGTGTGTTGATCTCCCCGATGGTCACCCCGGTGATCATCTCGGCGGCGGGCATGTTTTTCTTCTACTCGAACCTGGGTCTCAGCTATACCTACCTGGGCCTCATCCTGGCCCACGCCACGCTGGGCACGCCGTTTGTCGTCATCACGGTAACCGCCACGCTGTCCGGTTTCGACACCATCCTGTATCGCGCGGCGGCCAGTCTGGGTGCGGGGCCGCTGCGGACTTTCCGACGCGTCGTGCTTCCGCTGATCGCTCCGGGCGTGATTTCCGGCGCCGTTTTCGCGTTCGCTACCTCGTTCGACGAAGTGGTGACGGTGCTGTTCATGGGCGGCCTGGACCAGCGCACGATTCCGCGTCAGATGTGGACCGGCATCCGCGAGCAGATCAGCCCGGCGATTCTCGCCGTGGCCAGCTTGCTCATCGTGTTCTCCCTGCTGTTCATGCTCACCGTCGAATGGCTGCGCCGGCGCGCAGAGGGGCCTTAG
- a CDS encoding Txe/YoeB family addiction module toxin, whose amino-acid sequence MGKPEPFKHGLSGYWSRRITDEHRMVYKLEEDALFLAQLRYRY is encoded by the coding sequence ATTGGCAAACCCGAGCCCTTCAAGCACGGCCTGTCTGGGTACTGGTCACGACGTATCACTGACGAGCATCGGATGGTCTATAAGCTTGAAGAAGACGCCCTGTTCCTTGCCCAACTCCGCTATCGCTATTGA
- a CDS encoding type II toxin-antitoxin system prevent-host-death family antitoxin — MDALTYTHARSHLAQTMEQVCDDHAPIIITRKNKRSVVMISLEDYQALEETAYLLRSSKNARRLLEAVAELESGGGMERELSE; from the coding sequence ATGGACGCTCTCACGTATACCCACGCTCGAAGTCATCTGGCTCAAACAATGGAGCAAGTTTGTGACGATCATGCCCCGATTATCATCACGCGGAAAAATAAGCGCTCAGTCGTGATGATCTCTCTCGAAGACTACCAGGCTCTTGAAGAAACGGCCTACCTGTTACGCAGCTCGAAGAATGCCCGCCGCCTCCTGGAAGCTGTCGCAGAACTTGAATCCGGCGGAGGCATGGAGCGAGAGCTGAGCGAGTGA
- a CDS encoding VOC family protein, translating into MAIRLRQICLVAEKLAPVVDDLKAIFGLEVCFVDPAVKVFGLENSLFPVGNNFLEVVAPTQDNTAAGRYLKRRNGDGGYMVICQCDSHETQLARKARAAELGVRIALEEEEPGFHIMQLHPADTGGAFFEIDWDAKMEPEGHWAPAGGDWPAHRRTEIISGYAAVELQSPDPQSLAERWSSIAELPLRQDAQGRTEMSLDNVGVRFVEMGDDRGEGLAGLDLRVADRARLLRLARERGCRVSDEQVVVCGVRFNLV; encoded by the coding sequence ATGGCGATACGTCTACGTCAAATCTGTTTGGTGGCGGAGAAGCTGGCTCCGGTTGTCGATGACCTGAAGGCTATCTTTGGTCTTGAGGTGTGTTTTGTTGATCCGGCCGTAAAGGTCTTTGGGCTGGAGAACTCGCTGTTTCCGGTTGGCAACAACTTTTTGGAGGTGGTCGCCCCGACTCAGGACAATACCGCCGCCGGCCGCTATCTCAAGCGCCGCAACGGCGATGGGGGCTATATGGTCATTTGTCAGTGCGACAGCCATGAGACGCAGCTGGCCCGCAAGGCCCGAGCGGCTGAGCTGGGGGTACGCATCGCGCTCGAAGAAGAAGAGCCGGGCTTCCATATCATGCAACTCCACCCGGCCGACACGGGCGGGGCGTTTTTTGAAATCGACTGGGACGCCAAGATGGAGCCCGAGGGCCACTGGGCACCGGCCGGCGGCGACTGGCCGGCCCACAGGCGGACCGAGATCATCAGCGGCTATGCTGCGGTTGAACTCCAATCGCCCGACCCGCAGTCTTTGGCCGAACGCTGGAGCAGTATCGCCGAACTCCCCCTGCGCCAGGACGCCCAGGGACGAACCGAGATGTCGCTCGACAATGTCGGTGTCCGCTTTGTTGAGATGGGCGACGACCGTGGCGAGGGCTTGGCCGGACTCGACCTCCGGGTTGCCGACCGTGCCCGGCTGTTGCGGCTTGCCCGAGAGCGCGGCTGCCGCGTGTCCGATGAGCAGGTCGTGGTGTGTGGGGTGCGATTCAATCTGGTCTAG
- a CDS encoding amidohydrolase family protein encodes MYDLIIDNARIVDGTGRPSFHGSVAVKDGLIAAVGKSTGEAAHKKINADGLVLSPGFIDPHTHYDAQVAWDPLLTCTSWHGITSVVMGNCGVGVAPVRPKSRDIVMWDLVNVEAIPYEVMEKGIDWQWESHAEYLAALQKRGLGINVASLAALTPIRHYAIGEESFERAATADEIADMQRLFRDAMQAGAFGLTTTILNNHIGFEGRPLACRNASRDELSALCQVMQEEGRGTIEIALTGTNVGQVSDDEYDLLKFLVDESQRPVTFLALFNKPGKPESYLNAVEKVKPILAWDKAVPQVTCRPLRVQFNMKNPFLFAIFSSWHQVFNKSVEEQMRMYADPGFRDAFRDEMNRRRIFAGQWGRMTIIDAKSEAVQAHVASKKTVAEIARDQGKDPVDAFLDLTVADELELLFDLQAFNFEPEGVKNLVSDDRFMIGLSDGGAHVDMLCDAGYATYLLGTWVRKHQVLSLEEGVRKLTSVPADLFGIPKRGRIAPGMAADLTVFDLGTVDAVDPEYVWDLPGGGKRFIAKSRGIKNTIVGGHILYQDNEYQGGMPGQVLRSYDR; translated from the coding sequence ATGTACGATCTCATTATTGACAACGCCCGGATTGTTGACGGAACGGGCCGGCCGAGTTTTCACGGCAGCGTGGCGGTCAAAGACGGCCTGATCGCTGCGGTGGGCAAGAGCACGGGCGAGGCTGCCCACAAGAAAATCAACGCCGACGGCCTGGTGCTGTCGCCCGGTTTTATCGACCCCCATACCCACTACGACGCCCAGGTCGCCTGGGACCCGCTGCTGACCTGCACGTCCTGGCACGGCATTACCAGCGTGGTGATGGGCAACTGCGGGGTGGGCGTGGCCCCGGTGCGCCCCAAGTCGCGCGATATCGTCATGTGGGACTTGGTCAACGTGGAAGCCATCCCGTATGAAGTCATGGAAAAGGGCATTGACTGGCAGTGGGAATCCCACGCCGAGTACCTGGCCGCACTCCAAAAACGCGGCTTGGGCATCAACGTTGCCTCGCTGGCCGCGCTGACGCCGATCCGGCACTACGCGATCGGCGAAGAGTCGTTTGAGCGGGCGGCCACGGCCGACGAAATCGCCGACATGCAGCGGCTGTTCCGAGACGCTATGCAGGCCGGGGCGTTCGGGCTGACGACCACGATTCTGAACAATCATATCGGTTTTGAGGGCCGACCGCTGGCCTGCCGGAACGCCAGCCGCGACGAACTCAGCGCCCTGTGTCAGGTGATGCAGGAAGAGGGTCGGGGGACGATTGAAATTGCCCTGACCGGGACCAACGTCGGCCAGGTGTCTGACGACGAGTACGACCTGCTGAAGTTCCTGGTCGATGAGAGCCAACGGCCGGTGACCTTCCTGGCCCTGTTCAACAAGCCGGGTAAGCCCGAGTCCTACCTGAACGCGGTCGAAAAGGTCAAACCCATCCTGGCCTGGGACAAAGCCGTGCCCCAGGTGACCTGCCGTCCGCTGCGGGTCCAGTTCAACATGAAGAATCCATTTCTGTTCGCCATCTTCTCGTCCTGGCACCAGGTGTTCAACAAGAGCGTCGAGGAGCAGATGCGGATGTACGCCGACCCCGGCTTCCGCGACGCCTTCCGGGATGAGATGAACCGGCGGCGTATTTTTGCCGGCCAGTGGGGCCGGATGACGATTATCGACGCCAAGAGCGAGGCCGTGCAGGCGCATGTAGCCAGCAAAAAGACGGTGGCCGAGATCGCCCGCGATCAGGGCAAGGACCCGGTCGATGCCTTCCTGGATCTGACGGTCGCCGACGAGCTGGAACTCCTGTTTGACTTGCAGGCGTTCAATTTCGAGCCCGAAGGGGTCAAGAATCTGGTCAGCGATGATCGGTTCATGATCGGTCTGTCCGACGGCGGGGCGCACGTTGATATGTTGTGCGATGCCGGCTATGCGACCTATCTGCTCGGGACCTGGGTGCGCAAGCATCAGGTGCTGAGCCTGGAAGAGGGTGTGCGTAAGCTGACCTCGGTCCCGGCCGACCTGTTCGGGATTCCCAAACGGGGCCGGATTGCTCCGGGTATGGCGGCCGATCTGACCGTTTTTGATCTGGGTACGGTTGATGCGGTCGATCCTGAGTATGTGTGGGATCTGCCGGGCGGCGGCAAACGTTTCATCGCCAAGTCCAGAGGCATTAAGAACACGATCGTGGGCGGCCACATCCTGTACCAGGACAACGAGTATCAGGGTGGCATGCCGGGCCAGGTGCTGCGGAGCTACGATCGCTGA
- a CDS encoding iron-containing redox enzyme family protein translates to METTEVFVSNLRSYIQHEDQKPLLGPSFYQGLIDGKLSRHQLKSWALNLFYVTGQHIRAFGGIFMNTGLGPMDQRIRRHIVENLIDEETVMGRGEDAHWMLSMRLAKALGASDEELMHPTVAKEAVEYVDWVIELGRQEYGLVTLAAMSIGGETRSDSSMKGLVRALREKYGLTKDDLGFFYAHIGEAEAHGEPVFEMVSEYADSEDKQRKIRDSIRTWCEKFTAAQEGGYRVAMGLDAGVQVDLGH, encoded by the coding sequence ATGGAAACGACCGAAGTTTTTGTCAGCAATCTCCGTTCGTATATTCAACACGAGGACCAGAAGCCGCTGCTGGGTCCCAGCTTTTATCAGGGGCTGATCGACGGGAAGCTGTCCCGACACCAGCTCAAGAGCTGGGCCCTGAATCTGTTCTACGTCACCGGCCAGCACATCCGGGCTTTTGGCGGGATTTTCATGAATACCGGCCTGGGTCCGATGGACCAGCGCATCCGACGCCATATTGTCGAGAACCTGATCGACGAAGAAACGGTCATGGGCCGGGGGGAGGACGCGCACTGGATGCTGTCCATGCGGCTGGCCAAAGCCCTGGGCGCCAGCGATGAGGAGCTGATGCACCCGACCGTGGCCAAAGAAGCGGTCGAGTATGTGGACTGGGTGATTGAGCTGGGCCGCCAGGAGTACGGTCTGGTCACCCTGGCCGCGATGTCGATCGGCGGTGAGACGCGCAGCGACAGCTCAATGAAGGGGCTGGTCAGAGCCCTGCGCGAAAAGTACGGCCTGACAAAGGACGACCTGGGGTTTTTCTACGCCCATATCGGCGAGGCCGAAGCCCACGGCGAGCCGGTCTTTGAGATGGTCAGCGAGTATGCCGACAGCGAGGACAAACAGCGCAAGATCCGGGACAGCATTCGCACCTGGTGTGAGAAGTTCACCGCCGCCCAGGAGGGCGGCTATCGGGTTGCCATGGGACTCGATGCGGGTGTACAAGTTGACCTCGGCCACTGA
- a CDS encoding Smr/MutS family protein, whose translation MIKTLRRVWRALRSPAPRAEPAAASAEDEQEPAWSEPDEPLVVPLEDVIDLHPFAPQEIRSVVEEYLLACCQAGLSPVRLIHGKGKGVQRNSIRALLARLPYVEEFHDAPPQAGGWGATVVRLKPTDQHRT comes from the coding sequence GTGATCAAAACCCTCCGCCGGGTCTGGCGGGCGCTGCGTAGTCCCGCGCCACGCGCAGAGCCCGCCGCTGCGTCGGCTGAGGACGAGCAAGAGCCGGCCTGGTCTGAGCCGGACGAGCCGCTCGTCGTGCCGCTCGAAGACGTGATTGATCTGCACCCGTTTGCGCCCCAGGAGATACGCAGCGTTGTCGAGGAATACCTGCTGGCCTGTTGTCAGGCCGGGCTCAGCCCGGTGCGGCTCATTCATGGCAAGGGCAAAGGCGTGCAGCGCAACAGTATTCGGGCGCTGTTGGCGCGCCTGCCGTATGTCGAGGAGTTTCACGACGCCCCGCCCCAGGCCGGGGGCTGGGGCGCGACCGTGGTCCGGCTCAAACCCACAGACCAGCATCGGACCTGA
- a CDS encoding ferritin-like domain-containing protein produces MDPRMIHLFSYYRDAELRGASLLLKLIMRVDDPETQTKLSLHLADETRHVWLWTKHIADLGCTPVPIDDGYQTRIGRSVGIPKSLVDLFALTVVVEERAQQRYIKHAQRPDVDPQTLHILHEVTKDEKWHIGWIKGKLNELAAANGGPEKALATLERYRAIDREVFADLEAKEREAFGFSFSDNVAHPLP; encoded by the coding sequence GTGGATCCGCGAATGATTCATCTGTTCAGCTATTACCGTGACGCCGAGCTGCGCGGTGCGAGCCTGCTGCTCAAGCTAATCATGCGCGTTGACGATCCCGAGACCCAGACCAAGCTGTCCCTGCACCTGGCCGACGAAACGCGCCACGTGTGGCTGTGGACCAAGCATATTGCCGACCTGGGGTGTACCCCGGTGCCGATTGACGACGGCTATCAGACACGGATCGGCCGGTCGGTCGGTATTCCCAAGAGCCTGGTTGACCTGTTTGCCCTCACGGTTGTCGTGGAAGAGCGGGCGCAACAGCGCTATATCAAACATGCCCAGCGGCCGGATGTCGATCCGCAAACCCTGCACATCCTCCACGAAGTGACCAAGGACGAGAAGTGGCATATCGGCTGGATCAAGGGCAAGCTCAACGAACTGGCGGCGGCCAACGGCGGACCGGAAAAGGCGCTGGCCACCCTCGAGCGCTACCGGGCCATCGACCGTGAGGTGTTTGCCGACCTCGAGGCCAAAGAGCGCGAAGCCTTCGGCTTTTCTTTCTCCGACAATGTGGCTCATCCTCTCCCCTGA